One Parachlamydia sp. AcF125 DNA segment encodes these proteins:
- a CDS encoding MFS transporter, producing MNLISNNPLIYAIETRKAFIWSRLLRTPFWAIYSLIPFILYRDFHATPLQIAAATAIKPMASLLSVYWSFSINQRRDRLRANIIWANILSVLPFFLFPWVSSPWLIIAAFGWFMFLHRGVMPAWMEVLKLTLPGVSRERLFAYGTTIGYVGDACLPFLIGGLLDGYEQAWRWIFPLTAFISLASVIFLYRISVPPEKIGRPLQPPVPITRKLAEPWIHAWSLVCRRPDFRDFQIGFMLGGAGLMIMSPTFPIFFMDILHLSYTELAIAVAFCKGVGVAMTSRMWADWMNKVDIYRFSACVTFIATLFPLCLIAAQWHIAWLYFAYVIWGVMQGGSELSWNLSGPIFSKDEDSSAYSNVGVLAVGLRGCMAPSLAAILCSLFNPLFVLCLGGLFCLGATERMSVFSRKYFHTARENS from the coding sequence ATGAATTTAATTTCCAACAATCCGCTTATTTATGCCATTGAGACCCGTAAGGCTTTTATATGGTCTCGATTGTTGAGAACTCCTTTTTGGGCGATTTATTCTCTTATCCCTTTTATTCTGTATCGCGATTTTCATGCTACTCCTCTGCAAATAGCAGCTGCGACAGCCATTAAACCCATGGCTTCTCTGCTTTCTGTTTATTGGAGCTTCTCCATCAATCAACGGAGAGATCGGTTGCGAGCCAATATTATTTGGGCAAATATTTTAAGCGTTTTACCTTTCTTTTTATTTCCATGGGTAAGCAGCCCTTGGTTAATTATCGCTGCATTTGGCTGGTTTATGTTTCTTCATCGAGGGGTGATGCCTGCATGGATGGAGGTCTTAAAGCTAACTCTGCCGGGCGTGTCGCGTGAGCGGCTCTTTGCGTATGGAACCACGATCGGGTATGTAGGAGATGCTTGTCTCCCATTCTTGATTGGGGGATTACTAGATGGATATGAGCAAGCATGGCGATGGATTTTCCCGTTGACAGCTTTTATTTCTTTAGCCTCGGTTATTTTCCTCTATCGAATTTCCGTTCCTCCTGAAAAAATAGGGAGGCCGTTGCAGCCGCCTGTTCCTATTACTAGAAAGTTAGCGGAGCCTTGGATTCATGCATGGTCGTTGGTTTGCCGGCGACCTGATTTTCGAGATTTTCAGATTGGATTTATGCTTGGAGGGGCGGGGCTGATGATTATGTCGCCGACTTTTCCTATATTCTTTATGGATATTCTCCACCTTTCTTACACTGAACTAGCCATCGCGGTTGCTTTTTGCAAGGGGGTAGGAGTGGCCATGACTTCCAGAATGTGGGCCGATTGGATGAATAAAGTGGATATCTACCGATTTAGCGCTTGCGTGACATTTATTGCGACGCTTTTTCCGCTTTGTTTGATTGCGGCTCAATGGCACATTGCTTGGTTGTATTTTGCTTATGTGATCTGGGGGGTTATGCAAGGAGGCAGTGAGCTGAGTTGGAATTTGTCGGGGCCTATCTTTTCTAAGGATGAGGATAGCTCTGCCTATAGCAATGTGGGTGTGTTAGCGGTTGGATTGCGTGGATGTATGGCACCTTCATTAGCTGCTATTTTATGTAGTTTGTTTAATCCCCTCTTTGTTTTATGCTTGGGCGGATTATTCTGTTTGGGCGCAACTGAAAGAATGTCTGTTTTCTCTCGCAAGTATTTTCATACGGCGCGAGAAAATTCTTAG
- the obgE gene encoding GTPase ObgE — protein sequence MFFDRVVVNISAGKGGNGVIAWRREKYIPKGGPCGGNGGNGGSVILEADIQLSSLEWFRNRRILKAENGVQGGANCRKGRNGQDLILKVPCGTLVKDIQTGEVLHDLKENGQKIVLCKGGKGGRGNDSFKTPTNRAPNICTEGQKGEACEIEFELKLIADVGLVGYPNAGKSTLISTLTFLRVKIAPYPFTTLHPNIGYIQLPDYKRIFIADIPGIIENAHANRGLGFEFLRHIERTKLLLFVLDASGIDGRNPVDDYRVLRQELEAYNPELLKRPYLVILNKIDTVESEEHLQKFHQEYSLPSNNLFEISATEKLGIAELKEAIVARVSALNLPE from the coding sequence ATGTTTTTTGATCGTGTTGTTGTCAATATTTCTGCAGGCAAAGGTGGCAACGGCGTTATTGCTTGGCGCAGAGAAAAGTATATCCCCAAAGGAGGACCTTGCGGCGGTAACGGCGGCAATGGAGGTTCTGTTATTTTAGAAGCCGACATTCAATTATCCTCTCTTGAATGGTTTCGCAATCGACGCATCCTAAAAGCAGAAAACGGGGTACAAGGGGGCGCAAACTGCCGAAAAGGAAGAAACGGGCAGGACCTCATTCTTAAGGTCCCCTGTGGAACGCTTGTAAAAGATATTCAAACGGGCGAAGTTTTGCACGACCTCAAAGAAAATGGGCAAAAAATTGTGTTATGCAAAGGAGGAAAAGGGGGACGAGGCAATGACAGCTTTAAAACGCCCACCAATCGCGCTCCGAATATTTGCACAGAAGGGCAAAAAGGTGAGGCCTGCGAAATTGAATTTGAGCTAAAATTAATTGCGGATGTCGGGTTAGTCGGATATCCCAATGCAGGTAAATCCACTCTAATCTCTACTCTTACTTTCTTGCGCGTAAAAATCGCGCCCTATCCCTTTACTACTTTACACCCTAATATCGGCTACATCCAGCTTCCCGATTATAAACGCATCTTTATTGCGGATATTCCGGGAATTATTGAAAACGCACATGCAAACCGAGGCTTGGGCTTTGAATTTTTGCGCCACATCGAGCGCACTAAACTCTTGCTTTTTGTCCTAGATGCCTCAGGAATTGATGGACGCAATCCTGTCGATGACTACCGCGTGCTTCGCCAAGAATTAGAAGCTTACAATCCAGAACTTTTGAAAAGACCTTACTTGGTGATCCTCAACAAAATCGATACGGTAGAATCGGAAGAACACCTACAAAAATTCCACCAGGAATATTCCCTACCTTCAAATAATTTATTTGAGATTTCTGCCACGGAAAAATTGGGAATAGCGGAACTTAAAGAAGCCATTGTCGCGCGAGTTTCTGCTTTAAATCTACCCGAATAA
- a CDS encoding S41 family peptidase, translating into MPIYTRFFLLLIFVSSPLFSTDHELLQATDVNKVMQNILQQHVSQKKMSEQILKASFKVYIDQFDPDRVYLLGSESNPFLNLSDKQSQQFLQNYYKNDFSAYYRLNAVIQSSILRARKIRQNLMENPKQLFLYQHTEEAKSEWEDPDLKRSFAQGVEELANRLKQDIIRFINSEIHHYGAAKVQKNEKAVLAFYESKLREKEEKYLFQTTTGRDLTKAERENLLVTHILKALSRSLDAHTTFYDAAEAYEMKMRLEKGVIGVGLVPQETEDGMIVARIIPNSPAAKHGQIQLDDQIIKINGKEIANQSYDQVMHSLQAKPGTAISMVLKKPASPDNNYISSVYPVTLTSEAISIDEGRAETSYEAVKDGIIGVISLNSFYQGIHGINSEHDMRNALNQLSQQGKLRGLILDLRENSGGFLNQAVKVAGLFITNGVVVISKYSSGEERFYRDMDGKTYYNGPLIVLTSKATASAAEIVAQALQDYGVALVVGDEQTYGKGTIQSQTVTDNKGSSYFKVTVGKYYTVSGKTPQIQGVKADILVPSQFSQENIGEEFLEHPLTQDTISSVYDDLLEDIDPNLKPWYLRYYSPTLQHKIRTWRAMLPVLRKNSAQRLAHNSQYQKFLTNQDDLSKVTTLSSDSKIPPINAKDLQLVEGLNILKDMIDLQSLSKPAKVPPKGDKIASGL; encoded by the coding sequence ATGCCGATTTACACCCGATTTTTTTTGCTGCTTATTTTTGTTTCCTCCCCCCTCTTTTCTACCGACCATGAGCTTCTTCAAGCAACAGATGTCAATAAAGTCATGCAAAATATTTTGCAACAGCATGTTTCTCAAAAGAAAATGTCTGAGCAAATCCTTAAAGCTTCCTTTAAAGTCTATATCGATCAATTTGACCCAGATCGGGTTTATCTACTTGGCTCAGAGAGCAATCCTTTTTTAAACCTCAGCGATAAACAGTCCCAGCAATTTTTACAAAACTATTATAAAAATGATTTCAGCGCTTATTACCGCCTAAATGCAGTCATTCAAAGCTCTATTCTAAGGGCTCGAAAGATCCGCCAAAATCTTATGGAAAATCCCAAACAACTCTTTCTCTATCAACATACAGAAGAGGCTAAAAGCGAATGGGAAGATCCCGATCTAAAGCGTTCTTTTGCCCAAGGGGTAGAGGAGTTGGCTAATCGCCTAAAGCAAGATATCATCCGCTTTATTAACAGCGAAATCCATCATTATGGAGCGGCTAAAGTTCAGAAAAATGAAAAAGCTGTGCTCGCCTTCTATGAAAGCAAGTTACGAGAAAAAGAAGAAAAGTATTTATTTCAAACTACGACTGGCCGAGATCTTACAAAAGCCGAGAGAGAAAATCTTCTGGTCACGCATATTTTAAAAGCCTTATCCCGTAGCCTAGATGCCCATACCACCTTTTATGATGCGGCTGAAGCTTATGAGATGAAAATGCGTCTTGAAAAAGGGGTCATTGGGGTCGGCCTTGTGCCTCAAGAAACAGAAGACGGCATGATTGTGGCTCGCATTATTCCAAATAGCCCAGCAGCCAAGCACGGACAGATTCAGCTAGATGACCAAATTATCAAAATTAATGGCAAAGAAATAGCCAATCAATCCTATGATCAAGTGATGCATAGCCTACAAGCTAAACCGGGGACCGCCATTTCAATGGTTTTAAAGAAACCTGCTTCCCCCGATAACAATTACATCAGCTCTGTATACCCTGTTACTCTAACGAGCGAGGCGATTTCCATTGACGAAGGAAGAGCGGAAACTTCTTATGAAGCTGTCAAGGATGGAATCATCGGGGTCATCTCCTTAAATTCGTTTTATCAAGGGATTCATGGAATCAACAGCGAACACGATATGCGAAACGCTTTGAATCAACTTTCCCAACAAGGGAAATTACGAGGACTTATCTTAGATTTAAGGGAAAATAGCGGCGGTTTTTTAAACCAAGCAGTCAAAGTCGCAGGCCTTTTTATTACCAATGGGGTGGTCGTCATTTCTAAGTATTCAAGCGGAGAAGAACGCTTTTATCGCGACATGGATGGGAAAACTTATTACAATGGCCCTTTAATCGTGCTGACTTCCAAAGCTACAGCTTCAGCTGCTGAAATTGTCGCTCAAGCCTTGCAAGATTATGGGGTGGCGCTTGTCGTGGGAGATGAACAAACTTATGGAAAAGGCACCATTCAAAGCCAAACGGTCACCGATAATAAAGGCTCTTCTTATTTTAAGGTTACGGTAGGGAAATACTACACAGTATCGGGGAAAACCCCTCAGATTCAAGGAGTTAAAGCAGACATCCTTGTTCCCAGCCAATTCAGTCAAGAAAACATCGGGGAAGAATTTCTTGAACACCCCCTCACACAGGATACGATCTCCTCTGTGTACGACGATCTTTTAGAAGACATCGATCCCAATTTAAAGCCATGGTATTTGCGCTATTACTCTCCGACCTTGCAACATAAAATCCGCACCTGGCGTGCCATGCTCCCTGTTTTGAGAAAAAATAGTGCCCAACGATTGGCCCATAACTCCCAATACCAAAAATTTTTGACCAACCAAGATGACCTTTCGAAAGTGACCACTTTGTCTTCTGATAGCAAAATACCGCCCATTAATGCAAAAGATCTTCAATTGGTGGAAGGGCTCAATATTTTGAAAGATATGATTGACCTCCAAAGTTTGTCAAAACCTGCAAAAGTTCCTCCTAAAGGAGATAAAATAGCATCTGGGCTTTAA
- the scpB gene encoding SMC-Scp complex subunit ScpB, translating into MTNEINLFEPTLEKTCIAPITPRAEAAKAAEDKYDREQQLHMRRKIKQIVEALLFASSEAISFNKMREVLESFYPIKPRMLREIIEQLQEEYISQGRAFRLEEIAQGFVLRSCEEFAPYIQMLFRHKRSEKLSQAAAEVLAIIAYRQPITRPQIDAIRGVDSSGTLVNLLERELIEPVGKLEAPGRPTLYAITQHFLTYFGLRDLKDLPQLDLDAKK; encoded by the coding sequence ATGACGAATGAAATTAATTTATTCGAACCCACCCTAGAAAAAACCTGCATAGCTCCTATTACCCCGCGAGCAGAAGCTGCAAAAGCTGCTGAAGATAAATACGATCGGGAGCAGCAGTTGCACATGCGCAGGAAAATTAAGCAGATTGTAGAGGCTTTATTATTTGCCTCAAGTGAGGCCATCTCTTTTAATAAGATGAGAGAGGTTTTGGAGAGTTTTTATCCTATAAAGCCTCGGATGCTGAGGGAAATTATCGAACAACTTCAAGAAGAGTATATTTCCCAGGGAAGGGCTTTTAGACTGGAGGAGATCGCCCAAGGGTTTGTTTTGCGCTCTTGTGAGGAATTTGCACCTTATATTCAAATGTTATTTCGGCATAAAAGATCGGAAAAACTCTCTCAAGCGGCTGCGGAGGTTTTAGCGATTATTGCTTACCGGCAACCGATTACACGGCCTCAAATTGATGCTATAAGGGGGGTCGATTCTTCAGGGACTCTTGTTAATTTGCTTGAAAGGGAACTGATCGAACCCGTAGGGAAATTAGAGGCGCCTGGACGGCCTACTTTATATGCAATCACGCAGCATTTTTTGACTTATTTTGGGTTACGCGATTTAAAAGATTTACCCCAATTGGATTTAGACGCAAAAAAATAA
- the rplU gene encoding 50S ribosomal protein L21 — translation MKMYAIIKTGGKQYRVAKDATIDVELLDATPGSVVEFREVLLVNDGASTTVGQPHVPNYVVKGEYLETVLGEKVVSVKYKPRQNQRRKFGHRQKYARIRITQIAAV, via the coding sequence ATCAAAATGTACGCAATTATTAAAACCGGCGGGAAACAATATCGAGTTGCCAAAGACGCTACAATCGATGTTGAACTGCTCGACGCAACTCCAGGAAGTGTTGTAGAATTTCGAGAAGTTTTGCTCGTAAACGATGGCGCTTCTACAACGGTTGGCCAACCACACGTTCCCAATTACGTTGTGAAAGGGGAATACCTTGAAACTGTATTGGGTGAAAAAGTGGTAAGTGTTAAATACAAACCGCGCCAAAACCAGAGAAGAAAATTTGGGCATAGACAAAAATATGCACGCATTCGCATTACCCAGATTGCAGCAGTTTAA
- the rpmA gene encoding 50S ribosomal protein L27 encodes MAHKKGQGSTRNGRDSHSKRLGVKVGSGQLVKAGSILVRQRGTKWHPCKNVARAKDDSLFALADGIVTFRKTYKTFVSIETGA; translated from the coding sequence ATGGCACATAAGAAAGGTCAGGGGTCAACCCGTAACGGACGCGACTCACATTCAAAGCGTCTTGGAGTTAAAGTGGGATCTGGTCAGCTAGTTAAAGCAGGCAGCATCCTAGTTAGACAAAGAGGAACAAAATGGCATCCATGCAAAAACGTGGCGCGTGCTAAAGACGACTCTTTATTTGCACTTGCCGATGGCATTGTGACATTTCGGAAGACTTATAAAACGTTTGTTTCTATCGAAACAGGCGCCTAA
- a CDS encoding methyltransferase domain-containing protein, translated as MKRKPIPKADLETLIPLLIGTWRRFHKIAGPSDRLQTREFRSVVEAIANLQEAFNAGTPSKKHYFEEPKLLGAYLLYQWVVHYQQALSLMGEFPTSLRRVLDLCSGPGPFAFAALKHGASEVFALDQNQTALQLAGEIAGRYGFPIQIRKWECPSSLPVSGEFDCIILGHCLEELFPISIKGSLEKQHQFLDSLLNLLTPQGYLLIAASSFGESNNRILQIRDSMVKKRVPIQAPCVWQGECPALQTSNSPCYAQREFEKPYLIKELQRAAQINLSSLKMSYLILRSPQAAWPNLGTEHALYRIISPPVDSFQGKKYYLCGTGGKKSLSSRLTEHPAESRAFDFLRRGDLISVENAFEVKNSCEIVSGTSVKLKAPAGKPLPELET; from the coding sequence ATGAAAAGAAAACCTATTCCAAAAGCTGATCTCGAAACTTTAATTCCTCTTTTAATTGGAACATGGCGCCGTTTTCATAAAATTGCCGGACCTTCTGATCGCTTACAAACAAGAGAATTTCGCAGCGTCGTCGAGGCAATTGCAAATTTACAAGAAGCTTTCAACGCAGGTACTCCTTCTAAAAAGCATTATTTTGAAGAGCCCAAGCTTTTGGGGGCGTATTTGCTCTATCAATGGGTGGTACACTACCAGCAAGCATTATCCTTAATGGGGGAATTCCCTACTTCTCTACGGCGCGTCTTGGACCTTTGCAGCGGACCAGGCCCCTTTGCTTTTGCAGCTTTGAAGCATGGAGCAAGTGAAGTTTTTGCCTTAGATCAAAATCAAACAGCTTTACAACTTGCTGGCGAAATTGCTGGACGCTACGGATTTCCTATCCAAATTCGCAAATGGGAATGCCCCTCTTCTTTACCTGTTTCCGGGGAGTTTGATTGCATTATCTTGGGACATTGTCTAGAGGAGCTTTTTCCTATCTCTATCAAAGGGAGCCTCGAAAAGCAGCATCAATTTTTAGATTCTCTTCTCAATCTCTTAACTCCTCAAGGATATCTTTTAATCGCAGCTAGCTCCTTTGGAGAGTCTAATAACCGTATTCTTCAAATCCGCGATTCCATGGTAAAGAAGAGAGTTCCTATTCAAGCTCCCTGTGTGTGGCAAGGGGAATGTCCCGCTTTGCAAACGAGCAATAGCCCTTGTTATGCCCAGCGAGAATTTGAAAAACCTTATCTCATTAAAGAACTCCAACGTGCGGCTCAAATTAATCTAAGCTCACTTAAAATGTCTTATCTTATCTTGAGAAGCCCTCAAGCAGCATGGCCTAATTTGGGGACAGAACACGCTCTTTATCGCATTATTAGCCCCCCAGTTGACTCTTTTCAAGGGAAAAAATATTATCTTTGTGGCACAGGAGGAAAAAAATCCCTTTCTTCTCGCCTAACAGAACATCCCGCAGAATCGAGGGCCTTTGACTTTTTGCGCAGAGGGGACCTGATTTCTGTCGAAAATGCTTTTGAAGTTAAAAACTCCTGTGAAATTGTTTCAGGGACATCCGTAAAACTAAAAGCCCCAGCTGGAAAACCCTTACCTGAACTGGAAACGTAA
- a CDS encoding segregation/condensation protein A has protein sequence MLGEEIILSYADCLVCRERITVSQETFEFENFTGSLEFLLHLIQKNEIDICEISLRHMTSQYLGKVKDWQDTQIDRGTDFIATAASLLWMKSKTLLPKHEQAEEEILEIEDPHFEIIHHLVDYCRFKEAAKELVERGEAQHAYSRGAEPSEVKKGMGLAHLSLTDLAALFQQALTKFSAQTKVVQEEVWRVSDKIRYLRIQLKEVARFLLGDLLACARSREELIVTFLAVLELMKLGELAVFKEVETNLIIMSSPSSTPDVH, from the coding sequence ATGCTAGGCGAAGAAATCATTCTCAGCTATGCTGATTGTTTGGTTTGTAGGGAGAGAATCACCGTGAGTCAAGAAACATTTGAATTTGAGAACTTCACTGGATCTTTGGAATTTCTTTTACACTTAATTCAAAAAAACGAAATAGACATTTGTGAAATTTCGCTACGTCATATGACCTCCCAGTATTTAGGAAAAGTGAAGGATTGGCAAGATACCCAAATTGATCGAGGAACAGATTTTATTGCGACCGCAGCTTCTTTACTATGGATGAAAAGTAAAACGCTCTTGCCTAAACATGAGCAAGCTGAGGAAGAAATTCTTGAAATCGAAGATCCCCACTTTGAAATCATCCACCATCTCGTGGACTATTGCCGTTTTAAAGAGGCAGCAAAAGAGCTGGTGGAAAGAGGAGAAGCCCAACATGCTTATTCTCGTGGGGCAGAGCCCTCAGAAGTAAAAAAAGGGATGGGATTAGCTCACCTTTCCTTAACAGATTTAGCTGCTCTCTTTCAGCAAGCATTAACCAAATTCTCAGCCCAAACCAAAGTTGTACAAGAAGAAGTTTGGCGTGTTTCGGATAAAATTCGGTATTTGCGCATTCAACTAAAAGAGGTCGCCCGCTTTTTGTTAGGAGATCTTCTCGCATGTGCGCGTTCCCGAGAGGAGTTAATCGTCACTTTTTTAGCGGTATTAGAACTCATGAAGCTAGGAGAACTAGCCGTTTTTAAAGAAGTGGAAACAAATTTAATTATTATGAGCTCACCTTCATCAACCCCAGATGTACATTGA
- a CDS encoding thioredoxin family protein, with translation MALFLMIGTVNFASDISPKAFSVEGKTISPIEEIGEQNFSIKIEKGYVVVEFFAHWCGSCQAFEPIFTKVAQDMQESVTFYKVDIDTSWSLVEQYGVENIPTLIIFRGGIEASRHASEMAEESLREFILANF, from the coding sequence TTGGCTTTATTCTTAATGATAGGAACGGTCAACTTTGCAAGCGACATTTCCCCCAAGGCATTTAGCGTCGAAGGAAAAACGATAAGCCCTATTGAAGAAATTGGCGAACAAAACTTTTCCATCAAAATTGAGAAGGGATACGTGGTAGTGGAGTTTTTTGCCCACTGGTGCGGCTCTTGTCAAGCTTTCGAGCCTATTTTTACAAAAGTCGCTCAAGATATGCAAGAAAGCGTGACATTTTACAAAGTCGATATTGATACGTCTTGGAGTCTCGTAGAACAATACGGAGTGGAAAATATTCCCACTTTAATTATTTTCAGAGGTGGCATTGAAGCCAGCCGGCATGCCAGCGAAATGGCCGAGGAATCTTTGAGAGAATTCATCCTTGCAAATTTTTAA